Genomic DNA from Novipirellula galeiformis:
ACGTAGATCCTCTCCGTTGATCGTGACGTTTAGAAAAACCTCGTCGGTGAGCTCGGGCCGGTTCAAGTATCCCAACGCCAGCCCGGGGCCACCAATATACAGGTGGCCTGTTTCGCCTTCGGCGACGGGTTTCAATTCATGATCGAGAATGTGAGCGGTGTATCGCTTCAGCGGTTTGCCGATTGGCATATTGGCCGCATCAAACGTCTCATCAGGAATATAAACGGTCGACGTGACGGTGGCTTCGGTCGGTCCATACGCGTTGCAAAACAAGACGTCGTGATCGCATAACGTTTGCCAGCGTCGATAGTGCTGGACCGACACCTTTTCTCCGGTCGGGATGATCAAACGCAGGGTCTCCGGCACGCGTTCTTTGGACGCGACCATCAAATCAACCCATTGGTGCCAATACGCCGCAGCGATATGAACCGCCGTGATTTCGAAACGACGAATCAGGCTTGAGAGTTCATTGCGATGATTGGCGCGGCCGCGCGGACGAACCACCACGCAGCTGCCCGAGAGCAACGGTGGGAAAATTTCTTCGATCGCAATGTCAAAGCACAGCGTGGAAAACTGAAGCGTGCGATCGCTCTCACTCAAGCGAAAGACATCGATATCCGCAAAGCAATAGGTGGCCAACGCCGAATGTTGAATCTGGACCCCTTTGGGTTTCCCCGTCGAACCGGAGGTGTACATGATGTACGCCAAATCGCTGGGCGCAATCGTGAGCGTGGGGTTCAGCATTGCCGAATTCGTATTCGCATGCAAAGGGGCGGGTTTGCACTCGATCCAGTTTGTCGTGTTGAGCTTTTCTTGTCCGGGGCTGCTGGCCTGGATCAACGGAACGCCAATCGATTCACGATAATTTTCATGACCGATGATCGTGGTGATGGCGGCATCCTCGACCATGTACCGGAGGCGATCGACGGGGTAATCGGGGTCCAGCGGCACAAAGACCGCACCGAGCTTCATGATCCCCAGCATCGACGCAATCGCCTCGGGCGATCGGTCCACACACAGACCAACACGGGAACCGTGTTGGATCCCGTGGTCGATCAACTCACACGCGATCGCGCTGGATTGGCGATCGAGTTCCTGGTACGTCCACTGAACGTCTTCGCTGACGATGGCAACACGGTCGGGAGTACGGTCGAGTTGACGCGCCCATAACTCTGGAAACGAAATCAGTTCTTCCAAAGTTTGACTTTGAAGTGAATTTGGCATGAGCAGCGTGAGATCGGAGTCTGGGTGTGGGAATGCATGTCGAAACGTCTTTGTTAAAGGTTCGTCGTGACGCTCATACTCGCGGTATGGAACACCTCGGCAGGTGCCTTGACGGGTTTGAATAACGAAGCATCTACCGCCGACTCGAGGATTTGCAACCCTTTTTCAAGCAGCGATGTTTCGATGGTTAACGCCGGCATCACCTTCAATACCTGGTCATGTGCCCCGGCTCCTTCGATCAATAAGCCATGCTTGAATGCTTCGGCAATCGTCTCGCTAGCGAGATCACCACAGCGGAGGTCGAGGCCCCAGATGAGTCCGCGTCCGCGCACTCGAAATTGTCGCGCGCTGTGTTTCGCACAAATGGCATGCAGTTTGGTTTGGACCCTCTGGCTGCGTTCTTCGATCTGTTGCTCGAAATCGGAGTCGTTCCAATACTCGAGCACGGCGCGAGCCGAGATGAATGCCAAATTGTTCCCACGGAATGTACCGGTATGTTCCCCCGGTTTCCAAACGTCGATTTCGGGACGGATTAAAACCAAGGACATTGGCAATCCGCCGCCGATGGACTTGGAAATACAAACCATGTCGGGAACGATCCCAGCGTGTTCAAAACTGAAGAATTTTCCACTGCGACCGTTGCCGACTTGGATATCGTCAACGATTAAGTGGATGCCGTGCTGTTTGCATAGCGAGGCGATGCGTCGGAGCCAAGCGTCGCTGGCAACGTTGATGCCCCCTTCGCCCTGAATCGTTTCCAGGATCACGGCAGCAGGAAGTGGCAATCCACTGCTAGGATCATTGAGCATCTTTTCGAAAAGTGTTGAAGTATCTAGGTCTCCCATGTAGCCATCAAATGGCAGGTGGGTTACATCGTTGTGCGAACCGTAGTATTCGCTGTGGAAGAACTGGTTGCCGGTCAACGCCAAGGCGCCAAGCGAATGGCCGTGATATGCGTTTGTAAACGCAACGACATGCGAACGCTGAGTTTGCTTGCGAGCGAGCTTGACCGCAGCTTCGACCGCATTCGTTCCGGTCGGTCCGGTGAACTGAATGCGGTAATCGAGCTTTCGAGGTCGCAGGATGATACGTTCAAAGGCATCGAGAAAATCGACCTTGGCCGAGGTCACGGTGTCCAACGAATGTTGAATGCCATCCCGCTCGATGTAAGCGAGTAACGCCTGTTTCGCCTGCCGATTGTTATGCCCATAGTTGAGCGAACCCGCGCCACAAAAGAAATCGATGAAGGATTTACCATGGGTATCCGTCATCGTGGATCCTACCGCCGTGTCAAAAACAGTGGGAAACAGACGTGCATAACCCCGTACGTTCGATTCGATTGGTTCAATAGGATCTTGCATCGGTGACGATTCCTTGGGCAATAGGAATGGGAAATCTAGCGATTAGGCGAGAGGGCAAGGTTCTCGCCGAGGACGCAGCAAGCTTAGCTTTGTCTTAAAACGGGGCCGAAATGGCCGCCCGGTTCGATTGCGATTCCCACGAAGAGAGACGGTCTCTAACCCCTTCTGCGGATATTAACGGATATCACGGTTACGTGATTCAGAGGGGGGGATCTCGTTTGGGGGGCGTTGAGTACGCTGCGTTTGAATTCGCTCAAGATGATGTGAAATCTGCGATGCCAATCCGCAACCCACTTTCTTGCCCTGCTAAAATAAGATAACAGGAACACCTGCCTCCGTGGAGGGGTTTTCGGGGCGGGGACTTTTCTTGCCAATTAGGGTCTCCGCTCAGTGCGAGGGGAGGTGCGGATCGTCGGAACCTCGGTGTCCCCGCTGCGTTTCGCCCCTTTTGTCCGTTTCGATGCTTACGATTGAGGAACAGGATGCGCCCGAGTTTTCGCTACATTTCGCCAATCGTCTGCGGGCTTTTCGCCGCGGGGTTCGGTTTCGCAGAGACGCCAATCGATTTTAATCGTGATATTCGCCCGCTGCTGTTCGGCCGCTGTGTGGCCTGTCACGGACCCGATGAAGAGCAACGGGCCGCCGGACTAAGGCTAGATACCGAAGAGGGGTCACGTGAAGACCTGGGCGGCTATGTTGCTATCAAACCAGGCGATCCGGAGCAAAGCGAGATCATCGAACGCTTGGCGACCGACGACGAAGAGATGCGGATGCCACCGGCTGGAAAAGGCGATCCGTTCTCGGCACGCGAGCTCGCGTTGGTGCGTCAATGGATCAAGCAGGACGCCAACTACGCAAAGCATTGGTCATACGAAAAACCGAGCCGCCCTGCCCTACCCCCAGTCAAGCAAACCGATTGGATTCGAAATTCGATTGATGCGTTTGTGTTGTCCAAGCTCGAAGCACAGCAAATGAAACCGTCCCCTGAAGCGGACCGTTTGACGCTGGCGCGGCGTTTGGCGATCGATTTAACGGGCGTGCCGCCGACATGGCAGGAAGCTCAGAGCTTCGTCAATGATGTCGACGAAGACGCTTACGGAAACTACGTCGATCGGTTGTTAGCCAAGCCGTCCTTTGGCCGGCGATGGGCCGGCGTGTGGCTCGATTTGGCTCGCTATGCCGACTCAGCTGGCTATGCGGATGATCCGCCACGAACGATTTGGGCGTATCGCGATTATGTGATCGCCTCGCTGAACGCAAACAAGCCGTTTGACCAATTTACGATCGAGCAAATCGCCGGAGACTTGCTCGAGAATCCTAGCGACGAGCAATTGATTGCGACCTCGTTCCATCGCAATACGATGACCAATAGCGAAGGGGGAACCAACGATGAAGAGTTTCGTAATGTGGCGGTCGTTGATCGTGTCAACACGACGATGGCGGTGTGGATGGGGACCACGATGGCGTGTGCTCAATGCCACACCCACAAATACGATCCGATTACCCAACACGAGTATTTTCAACTATTTGCATTTTTTAACCAATCCGCCGATCGCGACCTTCGTGACGAAGCACCCCTACACGAGGTCTGGGGGGCCAAACAAATCGAGCGCAAGCAAGCCTTGCAAGCTCAAATCGATGCGTTGGCGTTGCAGCTCAACGAATCAACTCCCACGTTGGTAAAGGAGCAAGCGGAGTGGATCGAATCGCTGCGACACCCGCCCACTTGGACGCCGCTGTTAACGAGCGACATGACCGCCCGCCAGCGGCAATTGAACTGCGACGAAGAGGGGTGGGTTACCGCGATAGGAGAAAAGCCTCCACAGGAATCCTACGAGCTTGTCTTTCCCATGCGTGACGCAGCCGACGCAAACGTTGGTCCGCTTGTCGCTTTGCGATTAGAAGTGAGTGACAAGCAGACAGAAAACTTCGTGCTTTCAAAGGTCACCGGCACTTGGACGCCGCAAGTCAACTTGCCTCGAAAGGCACAGTTTGTCCGGCTCGAGTTATCGGGCAAGAAACGGATGATTCATGTCGCGGAATTGCAAGTCTTCAGTGGCAACGAGAACGTTGCATTGAGCGGAAAAGCAACCCAAAGTTCGACTGGATCTAATGGTCCGGCGGAACTCGCCAACGATGGTAACACCAGCGGTGACTTTCAAGAGCGATCGGTCACGCACACGACCGCCGAAGACAATCCATGGCTCGAGATCGACCTCGGAGCAGAGTTTCCGGTGGATCGAATTGTATTGTGGAATCGAACGGACGGAGGGGCGGCGATCGCCGAACGTTTAGCGGGCTATCGACTTCAATTGCTTGATCCATCGCGTCAGGTGATTTGGGAGCAGTCGCCTGCGACGCTGCCTTCGCCGAGTATCGAACTGAAAACCAACGGAGAAATTCCGCTTCGTTTCACGGCGGCATTTGCTGATTTTGAACAACCCAAATTCACTGCGACAAGCATCTTGGCTAACCCCGTTGACGCTCGCCAAGGTTGGGGGATCGGTGGCGGTTTGGCCGCCGCTCACCAGCTAACGCTCCTGCTCGATCAACCCATTCCACTTTCCGAAGGCCGTTTGACTTTAAACTTGGATCAAGAGTCGATTCATGAAAAACATTTGCTCGATCATTTTCGGTGGTCGATGACGTCCGATGCGTCGGTCGCACGTTGGGCTTCATTGGCTCCCCATGTCCAAGCATTGTTAGCTGCCGAAGAATCCTCTCGGACTGCGTCGGAGCAAGCTGAGCTAGCGGCTTACTTTCGAAGCATTGCCCCTTCGTTGGAGCCGATTCGCAAACAGCATGCGAAATTGGAACGCGAGCTTCGCGAAATGAAACCTGTGACGACCACGCCTATCATGCAGCCATTGGCGGTGGATCAGCGGCGGAAAACCCATGTCCATCTCCGCGGCAGCTACCTGAGTTTAGGCGATGAGGTGAGTGAGGGGACTCCACAAGCATTTCACCCGCTCGAGCACGATGATGCTCTCGATCGATTGGATCTGGCGCGATGGTTGGTCGATGTCGAAAATCCATTAACGGCTCGAGTGATTGCCAATCGCCATTGGGAACAACTTTTCGGGACCGGGATTGTCGAGTCGAGCGAAGAGTTTGGGGCGCAAGGGGAATTGCCTTCCCATCCAGAGTTGTTGGATTGGTTGGCGACCGAATTGCGCGACGGTGGCTGGGACCTCAAAGCGTTCTTGAAACGGTTGGTGATGTCGGCGACCTATCGGCAAAGCTCGGTGACAAGTCAGGCTCAACAAGCAATCGATCCGATGAACCGGATGCTCGCGCGGGGGCCGCGTGTCCGCGCTTCCGCCGAGATGGTCCGCGATCAAGCACTCTTCGTGGCAGGATTGTTGAGTGATAAAATGGGCGGGCCGCCCGTCAATCCTCCCCAACCTGCATTGGGATTGCGCGCCGCCTTTGGTGGCAACACCGATTGGAAGACAAGCGATGGGGAAGACCGCTATCGCGCTGCGATCTACACGATGTGGCGACGATCGAGTCCCTATCCTTCGATGTCGCAATTCGATGCTCCGAATCGCGACGTGTGTCAGGTGCGACGAACCCCAACCAATACACCGTTACAAGCACTTGTGACGCTAAACGATCCCGTTTACGTCGAAGCCGCCCAGGCGCTGGCGCGGCGCACCGTGGCGGCGGCCGAAACGAGCGAGGAGCGAATTCAGTTCCTGTTCCAAACCTGCTTGATTCGCGAGCCTAACGACGCGGAAATTACGAGAATCCGGCAACTCTTGGACGATGCCTTGCAAGCGTTTTCGGCAGACCCCGTTGCGGCCAACCAGATGGCGACCGATCCGATCGGCGAGGCTCCCCAAGGAGCCAACGTGGTGCAACTCGCCGCCTGGACGGTGATTGGAAACGTGATGTTAAATCTCGATGAGATGTTGATGAAGCGTTAGGACAAGGCGATCCACAATAATGTCCCCGGCTTCCGATTTCCCAAGGCGTCTGGCGGGTTTCCCGCCGTGGACTGTCGCTTCACCCGCCGACCGAGAGGTTCCCGCCAGCCGTTTTTTTGCGTACACTCGCCGATCCTCTCCACGCCTTGTCGAGGCGTTTCCCCCTCCTTTCTGCTACGGCCACCCCTTTCCTTTTGGGTAGCGAAAAATATGCCAAACACCACAACCACTATCTCGACGCTCGCCGTTTTGGGCTTGCTTCACTTGACGCTTGCCGCTGGCGGCTTGGTTCATGCCGAACAGCCCCCGTTTGTTGCCGGCAAACCCTATCGAATCACGGCAGAGCATGCCGTATTAAACACCGAAACGACCGAAATCGTCGCTGAATCGCGACTGAACAGCAAACAGGGGATCACGCTCAAACCGAAGGCGGCCGCAGCCGTTGAGAGTGATCGCGACCCGTCGGATATTTCCTTCAGCATCAAAGCCCCCGCGGCGGGGCTGTACGTGATCAGCACCTACGCGGTGGTGGATGACGAAGGGGCCGCGCTGATGGAGAAGGCGAAAGGAAAATACGATTCGCTATTCATGAAACTCCAAATCGATGACGAACGCCCGACAAAGCGAGTGGTCTACGTCCCTTGGAACCGCCCACGTCAAGAAACGGGGAAGTTCCACCTCAACGGTCAGGATCAGCAGCTGAAGCTCTGGTTGCCTCGAGGCGTGCGACTGGGATACATCGAACTGAGAACCTACACACCACCGGCGGTTCCTGAGAAAGCCCAGGCTTACCAGCCCCCCGTGGTTCCTCCCAAGACCCGACCACGATTGTGGGTTAACGAAGCGTCATTGCAAACCGTGAAGGAACGCTTGACGGTGGGCGAAAACGCAGCGGTTTGGGAGAAACTCACCGCGTCCGCTAAAAAACCGTTCGTGTTTAAGTTTTCCTCAAGCGAGGAAGTTCCGTTCAATGCGGCACTCGAAAAAACGGCCGAAATCAAGGCCTTCTACTATCTGATGACTGGCGACAAAGCGGTGGGACGCGAGGCGGTTCAATTGACCGCCGATTACCTCTCGCATGTCGAGTTTGGCAATGTCTTGGATGTCACTCGCGAAATCGGCCGCGCGATTTACACCGCGTCGGTGGTATACGATTGGTGCCACGATCTGATGAGCGAAGCCGAACAGTCACTGCTGCGTGAGCATTTGATGCGACTGTCGATCGACATGGAATGTGGTTGGCCCCCATTTCGCCAAAGTGTCGTCAACGGGCATGGCAATGAAGCCCAAGTCAACCGCGATCTGCTGGCGATGAGCATCGCACTCTACGGCGACGATTCGAAACCGTACCAATACACTTCTCATCTCATTTTAGAAGATTTGGTGCCGATGCGAAAATTCGAGTACCAATCGCCACGTCACAACCAAGGGGTGAATTACGGTGCCTATCGTTTTGGATGGGAGATGCATGCGGCATGGTTATTCTACCGCATGACGGGCCAACCCGTTTTTGACGAGAACTTGAAAGGGGTCCGGAAATTTTGGCAGTACATGCGGCTCCCCGATGGGCAAATGCTTCGTGACGGTGATGGATTCAACGCCGGACGGCCTGGCACGTTTTATTACTGGCGCCATCCCCAGACGATGCTGTTGATGTACGCCTACGCAAACGATCCGGTGCTGAAGGGAGATTTCGAGCGTCAGGGTGGATTGGCGGGTAACCCCGTGTTGTTTTTGCTGCTGAACGATCCGAATCTGAAGTCGATCGAAAGCCTTGATTCGTTACCGCTGACAATCGATTTTGGTCCGATTCTCGGGTCGATGATCGCTCGTACCGGATGGGACATCAGTCTCGACAGCAACGATGTGGTGGCGGAAATCAAAGGGGGCGGATTCCATTTCGGCAACCACCAACATTCCGATGCCGGAGCGCTACAAATCTACTACCGGGGTCAGCAGGTCGCCGACCTGGGCGTCTATAAGTTCTATGGAACCCCGTACGACGTCAACTTCAACAAGCGTTCGATCGCCCACAGCATGATGCTGGCTCGAGATCCGGATGAGAAGTTTCTTAACACGGAATCCAACGACGGCGGGACCCGCTACAACCAAAGTCATCCCCGCACCCCGGCGCAGACCAAGCGGGATCCAAAATTTCACAATGGCAAAGTCGTCTCGACCGACTTTGGTCCCTCCAAGCAAACACCGGCCTACAGTTATTTCAAGGCCGATTTGACGAGTGCGTATTCGGCGAAAATGGAACAGTACACTCGCGGGTTCTGCTTCCTCAATCTGCAACGAGACGACGTTCCTGCGGCGATCATCTTGACCGATGATATGACGACCGCGAATCCAGCATTCCAGAAATACTGGCAAATCAACACCCTGGAACCCCCGCAGCAAACCGCCGACGGCGTCATCCTGCAGAACAAACGAGGCGAGTTGGTTGGCAAGACCCACGTGAACATGCTGGTTCCTGCCGCGACCGATCGCCAAACGGAGATCTTCAGCGGGAAAAAAGCAAACAGTTCGTTCGAGTTCCAATACGATGCGCCGCCGACCTATCATCCCGAGGCCAGCGGGCATCGGATCATGATCTCGCCTAAAACAGCGAATCAGCAAGATCGGTTCCTGACCGTTTTCCAGATGACCGCGGGCGACGCCAAGCCGTTGAAGGTTGAGTTCAGCGAGACGGAGCAGAACTTTGTGGTCCACCTTGCCGATCGAGTCGTTTCGATGAGCAAAGGCTCCGCGCTCCTCGAAGCGAGTTTTACGATCCAGGTTCTAGGCGAGGGCAAGCGTCAGGTGTTGTTGACTGGATTGAAGCCAGGCAACTGGAATGTCCAAAGTGGCGATGGCAAGCAAATTACCGCTGCAAAGGTCTCCGCGGGCCAAAACACGATGTACTTCGAAGCGAACGCTGGGGAATTCCTCGTGACGCCCAAATGAGGGCCTGAGTCATGCCGATCCCCACGGCGAATGTTCCCAGGCGAGCCGCCTGGGAACGGGGGGAAACGAGAACGGGAAGCTCAATGCCGCTTGATTGCCGCGTTTGAGTTCATCGCATTGGGCGATCGTGTAGAATGGAAGCCGGCTTGATTGCCGAAGCGATCCCCGCACCGTTCTCGAGGAAGAATCATGGATCCCCGATTCGAACAAATGCTGCTTCGAACGCGACGCCACTTCCTTCAGCAATCCGCTGCGGGGATTGGCGGCATCGCACTGGCGGCCTTGACCAACGAGCATGCGAAGGGACAGGACGTGCTTGCGTCTGCTCCCCTGCCCTCGGACCCGTTGGCCCCAAACCCGTTGGCCCTGCGCAAACCTCACTTTCCTGCGAAAGCAAAGCGAGTGATCTATTTGCATATGACCGGTTCGCCACCGAACTTGGATCTGTTTGATTACAAGCCAAGTTTAGCGGAACACACCGATCAAGATTGCCCCGCCGAGTTTCTGCAGGGCCGCGAATTTGCCTTCACCAGCGGTACGCCAAAGCTAATGGGGTCACCCCGCCGTTGGTCTCAGGTGGGGGACCAGGGGACTTGGATGTCCGACGCGATTCCCCATTTTCATGGGATCGCAGATGATCTTTGTATGGTCCATTCGATGTACACCGACCAATTCAATCACGCTCCGGCGGAGTTGTTGGTTTACACCGGTTCGCCTCGATCGGGGCGGCCGTCGATGGGATCGTGGGTGACCTATGGGCTCGGCAGCGAGAACGAAAATCTGCCGGGATTTGTGGTGCTGATTTCGAGCGGGGTACAGCCCAATGGGGGCAAGTCGTCGTTCGGCAGCGGGTTTTTGCCCTCGGTTTATCAAGGCGTTCAGTGTCGCTCGAAGGGCGACCCCGTGTTGTACGCCTCGGACCCCGCCGGGATGGATCGCCCGCTGCGCCGCAAGACCCTCGATGCTCTTGGGGATCTGAATCAAATCCAAGCGTCCGCGATGGGACACCCCGAAACCTTGACGCGTATTTCACAGTATGAATTGGCGTTCCGCATGCAGACCGCGGTTCCCGAGGTGATGGATATTTCGCAAGAGAGTCAAGCGACGCTCGAGGCCTACGGAGCGAAACCGGGCGAATCAAGTTTGGCGAATAATTGCTTACTCGCGAGGCGATTAGTCGAGTCGGGGGTCCGCTTTGTCCAATTGTTTGATTGGGGCTGGGATTTCCACGGCACGTCGGTCGGTTCTGGAATTACCGACGGATTGACGAGTAAATGTGCCACGATGGATAAGCCGATCGCCGCGTTGATTAAGGATTTGAAACAGCGTGGATTGTTCGAAGACACGTTGGTGGTCTGGGGAGGCGAATTTGGCCGCACCCCGTTCCGCGAAGGTCGCACGGCGTCGAGCAAGGTGCTTGGACGCGATCATTACCCCGACGTCTTCTCAATGTGGTTGGCCGGTGGCGGCACGAAAGCGGGATTCGACTACGGAGCATCGGACGAACTTGGGTTTTCGGTCGCGGAAAACCCGGTCCATATTCATGATTTGCAAGCCACCATCTTGCACCTACTCGGCTTCGATCACGAACAATTGAGCTATCGCTTCCAAGGTCGCGATTACCGTTTGACCGATGTGCATGGACGCGTCGTTAAAGAACTGCTCGCCTAACATGCCCGCCTTTGAACCGGAGGGCGCGCGTGGTGGTGGGGGTGAGGGCGGCGTTCCGCCACATGGCTATTGCTCGCTGTCTTGAATCAGGGTGACTAATTGAGTGCCCAAGTCGTTCAGATCTTGGGCTAAGCGTTCGGATTGTCGATTGGCAGCGAGCGTTTGCTGCGTTCCCTGGTCCACTTGAGCCATGGCCGTATTGATTTGCGATAGCGCGTTGGCTTGTTCCCCCACACTCTCGACGATTTGAGTCGCCGCTTTTGCGGCCGTCTTGATTGTCTCTCCTAACGTTCGGATCACCTCGTCGGCGTGGGATACCACTTCGCTCGCCTCGTCGATCAAGTGGGATCCTTTCTCGGCCGTGGAAACCACTTGAGTAATGGCTTGATGAACGTCCATCAAAATCGTGCGAATCTCGACGACGGTTTGTTTGGACTGGGCCGATAACGATTTGACCTCGGCCGCGACGACGGCAAAACCTTTACCGTGTTCACCGGCGCGTGAAGCTTCCACGGCGGCATTCAGCGCTAACACGTTGGTTTGTTCGGCAATGTCGGTCACCTTGCTGAGGAATTGTCCGATCGTTTGAGAACGTTCGGCGAGCATCAGGATCGCTTGGCCCACCGATCCGGATTGTTCACGGACGTGATGCATCGCTTTGATCGTATCGCGTACCGATGCCAAGCCCGTTTGTCCCACTTCGTCGGCTCGCAGCGAGGATTGTGCCACGTGTTTGGCATGGTCGGCCGCATGACTTGCCGTGGTCGCTACCTGGTGCACGGTGGCGGTGATTTCCGAAACCATCGCGACCTGTTGCTGAGTCATTGCCGCTTGCTGTGAAGTCGAGGCAAGGATTTCCTTGCTGGCGGTGGAGAGTTGTTCCGCGGCATTGCGGATGCCCGCAAACAACCGCTTGCGTTCCGCTTCGATCTGTTGCCGCATCGTAATGTCTTGCAGGGTCAGGATGATCCATCGATTTTCACTCGCTTCCATTTCGGTTCGCCGCACCGCCAATGGAATCTTGGTTCCGTTGGGATGGTGGATCTCGACGACCGTCTCGGCATTGGGATCGGGTGAGGCGGGCACGGCGGCTAAGCCGGCGGATAACTGCTGCAAGCTTTGCCCGATCACCTCGTCCGCGCTGCGATTAAACAATTTCTCTGCGGCGACGTTGAACGAGCGAATCGGTCCCTGGTCGATGAAGGTTACGATGGCGTCGGCGGTGGAGTCGAGGATTGTTTGGGTGTGCGCTTTTTGTTCGGAGATTTCTCGTACTTTCAAGCTTAACGTTTCAGCCATCCGGTTGAATTCGTTCGCCAAGTCGCCGATTTCATCGTGGGAATCGACCGTGACCCGTTCGTTAAGCGAACCGCGGCCCATTCGCTGTACCGATTTCCTCAACTTCACAATCGGTCGGGAAATCGATTGTGAGACGATAACGGCGATCGTCAGCACCGCTAAGAACGCCAGCGCGGCAATGAACATCGCTTGATTGCGCAGCATTCGCACCGGTGCGAACGCTTCGCTGGAATCCATTTTTACGACCATGCCCCAGCGAAACGACGGAAGGTATCGCCAAACCGCGAGCACCGGTTCGCCACGATAGTCAATCGTTTCACCACGCCCCCGATAGCCTTGGACGGCCAAATACATCGGCTGTTCTGGGACCGAACTCATCTTCCAACGTCGTCGATAACCGATTTCGGAATCGAACCGCGTCGAGGTGGCAAAGACGATCTCGTCACCGACACGTGATCCAATCAATGTCTCGCCGCTCTGACCCAACCCTGTGTCTTCGTGAACGAGCGAGATGATGCGGTCGTCGCTGGTGGCCAACGCCACGACTCCCACGGCGACTTCCCCTAGCGTCACCGGCGCCGCGATCAAGCGAACCTGGGATGTCGCGGAAATCAGGATGGGATCGGAAACCGAGGTTTCCAGGAGCGTGGCGGCACGATTGGCGACTTTGGATAGTGCCTCGGGGAACGTTTTGATTTGTCCGAGTACATTATTGTCCCCCTCGGCAGTCGAAAACACTTCCTTTCCGTCATTCGAAACCAAATAAAGCTCCTTGTAACGAATGCCTTCAAGGTACGACTTCGACAAACTCCGCATGCTGGCCCGCGCCGCGACCGCATCGCTTGCGTCGGCGTCATTAATGGAAAGGATTTCGAGCGCATTGGCGACATCGGGGATTTTGGACAACGTCGCGACATCGTCGATGCGCTCTTGGAAAAAGGTATTGATCTGCAGCGACTTGCTATCCGCAGTGGCCCATAAGTGACTCTCGATTTGTTTCCGCAGGGCGTGCTCGGCACTGATGTG
This window encodes:
- the ectB gene encoding diaminobutyrate--2-oxoglutarate transaminase, with the translated sequence MQDPIEPIESNVRGYARLFPTVFDTAVGSTMTDTHGKSFIDFFCGAGSLNYGHNNRQAKQALLAYIERDGIQHSLDTVTSAKVDFLDAFERIILRPRKLDYRIQFTGPTGTNAVEAAVKLARKQTQRSHVVAFTNAYHGHSLGALALTGNQFFHSEYYGSHNDVTHLPFDGYMGDLDTSTLFEKMLNDPSSGLPLPAAVILETIQGEGGINVASDAWLRRIASLCKQHGIHLIVDDIQVGNGRSGKFFSFEHAGIVPDMVCISKSIGGGLPMSLVLIRPEIDVWKPGEHTGTFRGNNLAFISARAVLEYWNDSDFEQQIEERSQRVQTKLHAICAKHSARQFRVRGRGLIWGLDLRCGDLASETIAEAFKHGLLIEGAGAHDQVLKVMPALTIETSLLEKGLQILESAVDASLFKPVKAPAEVFHTASMSVTTNL
- a CDS encoding DUF1553 domain-containing protein; its protein translation is MRPSFRYISPIVCGLFAAGFGFAETPIDFNRDIRPLLFGRCVACHGPDEEQRAAGLRLDTEEGSREDLGGYVAIKPGDPEQSEIIERLATDDEEMRMPPAGKGDPFSARELALVRQWIKQDANYAKHWSYEKPSRPALPPVKQTDWIRNSIDAFVLSKLEAQQMKPSPEADRLTLARRLAIDLTGVPPTWQEAQSFVNDVDEDAYGNYVDRLLAKPSFGRRWAGVWLDLARYADSAGYADDPPRTIWAYRDYVIASLNANKPFDQFTIEQIAGDLLENPSDEQLIATSFHRNTMTNSEGGTNDEEFRNVAVVDRVNTTMAVWMGTTMACAQCHTHKYDPITQHEYFQLFAFFNQSADRDLRDEAPLHEVWGAKQIERKQALQAQIDALALQLNESTPTLVKEQAEWIESLRHPPTWTPLLTSDMTARQRQLNCDEEGWVTAIGEKPPQESYELVFPMRDAADANVGPLVALRLEVSDKQTENFVLSKVTGTWTPQVNLPRKAQFVRLELSGKKRMIHVAELQVFSGNENVALSGKATQSSTGSNGPAELANDGNTSGDFQERSVTHTTAEDNPWLEIDLGAEFPVDRIVLWNRTDGGAAIAERLAGYRLQLLDPSRQVIWEQSPATLPSPSIELKTNGEIPLRFTAAFADFEQPKFTATSILANPVDARQGWGIGGGLAAAHQLTLLLDQPIPLSEGRLTLNLDQESIHEKHLLDHFRWSMTSDASVARWASLAPHVQALLAAEESSRTASEQAELAAYFRSIAPSLEPIRKQHAKLERELREMKPVTTTPIMQPLAVDQRRKTHVHLRGSYLSLGDEVSEGTPQAFHPLEHDDALDRLDLARWLVDVENPLTARVIANRHWEQLFGTGIVESSEEFGAQGELPSHPELLDWLATELRDGGWDLKAFLKRLVMSATYRQSSVTSQAQQAIDPMNRMLARGPRVRASAEMVRDQALFVAGLLSDKMGGPPVNPPQPALGLRAAFGGNTDWKTSDGEDRYRAAIYTMWRRSSPYPSMSQFDAPNRDVCQVRRTPTNTPLQALVTLNDPVYVEAAQALARRTVAAAETSEERIQFLFQTCLIREPNDAEITRIRQLLDDALQAFSADPVAANQMATDPIGEAPQGANVVQLAAWTVIGNVMLNLDEMLMKR
- a CDS encoding DUF1501 domain-containing protein, whose protein sequence is MDPRFEQMLLRTRRHFLQQSAAGIGGIALAALTNEHAKGQDVLASAPLPSDPLAPNPLALRKPHFPAKAKRVIYLHMTGSPPNLDLFDYKPSLAEHTDQDCPAEFLQGREFAFTSGTPKLMGSPRRWSQVGDQGTWMSDAIPHFHGIADDLCMVHSMYTDQFNHAPAELLVYTGSPRSGRPSMGSWVTYGLGSENENLPGFVVLISSGVQPNGGKSSFGSGFLPSVYQGVQCRSKGDPVLYASDPAGMDRPLRRKTLDALGDLNQIQASAMGHPETLTRISQYELAFRMQTAVPEVMDISQESQATLEAYGAKPGESSLANNCLLARRLVESGVRFVQLFDWGWDFHGTSVGSGITDGLTSKCATMDKPIAALIKDLKQRGLFEDTLVVWGGEFGRTPFREGRTASSKVLGRDHYPDVFSMWLAGGGTKAGFDYGASDELGFSVAENPVHIHDLQATILHLLGFDHEQLSYRFQGRDYRLTDVHGRVVKELLA